The Pseudomonas extremaustralis genome contains a region encoding:
- the fliG gene encoding flagellar motor switch protein FliG, whose translation MSDNRAAVAKLTKVDKAAVLLLSLGETDAAQVLRHMGPKEVQRVGVAMAQMRNVHREQVEQVMSEFVEIVGDQTSLGVGSDSYIRKMLTSALGEDKANGLIDRILLGGNTSGLDSLKWMEPRAVADVIRYEHPQIQAIVVAYLDPDQAGEVLGHFDHKVRLDIILRVSSLNTVQPAALKELNTILEKQFSGNSNASRTTLGGIKRAADIMNFLDSSVEGQLMDSIREIDDTLSGQIEDLMFVFNNLSDVDDRGIQALLREVSSDVLVLALKGSDEGVKEKIFKNMSKRASELLRDDLEAKGPVRVSDVETAQKEILTIARRMAEAGEIVLGGKGGEEMI comes from the coding sequence ATGAGTGATAATCGAGCCGCTGTTGCCAAACTCACCAAGGTCGACAAAGCCGCAGTCCTGCTGCTGTCCCTGGGTGAAACCGACGCCGCCCAAGTGCTGCGTCACATGGGCCCCAAAGAGGTTCAACGGGTCGGCGTGGCCATGGCGCAAATGCGCAATGTGCACCGTGAGCAAGTCGAACAGGTGATGAGCGAGTTCGTCGAGATCGTCGGCGACCAGACCAGCCTGGGCGTCGGCTCCGACAGTTACATCCGCAAGATGCTCACCTCGGCCCTGGGCGAAGACAAAGCCAACGGCCTGATCGACCGCATCCTGCTGGGCGGTAACACCAGCGGCCTGGACAGCCTCAAGTGGATGGAACCGCGTGCCGTGGCCGACGTGATCCGCTACGAGCACCCGCAGATCCAGGCCATCGTGGTGGCGTACCTCGACCCCGACCAGGCTGGTGAAGTGCTGGGCCACTTCGATCATAAAGTGCGCCTGGACATCATCCTGCGCGTGTCGTCGCTGAACACCGTGCAGCCGGCGGCCTTGAAAGAACTCAACACGATTCTCGAGAAGCAGTTCTCCGGCAACTCGAACGCTTCGCGTACCACCCTGGGCGGTATCAAGCGCGCGGCCGACATCATGAACTTCCTCGACAGCTCGGTCGAAGGCCAGTTGATGGACTCGATCCGCGAGATCGACGACACCCTGTCCGGCCAGATCGAAGACCTCATGTTCGTGTTCAACAACCTCTCCGATGTCGACGACCGTGGCATCCAGGCGTTGCTGCGCGAAGTGTCCTCCGACGTGCTGGTGCTGGCCCTCAAGGGTTCGGACGAAGGCGTCAAGGAAAAGATCTTCAAGAACATGTCCAAGCGTGCTTCCGAACTGTTGCGCGACGACCTGGAAGCCAAGGGCCCGGTGCGCGTCAGCGACGTGGAAACCGCGCAGAAAGAAATCCTCACCATTGCCCGCCGTATGGCCGAAGCCGGAGAAATCGTTCTCGGCGGGAAGGGCGGCGAAGAAATGATCTAA
- a CDS encoding STAS domain-containing protein, protein MSIESEVSQDGKTLTITIRGRFDFGSHQTFRDTYEHFYKKPEVYVVDLKDTTYMDSSALGMLLLLRDYAGGERAQVQVINSNNDVRKILAISNFDKLFDIS, encoded by the coding sequence ATGTCAATTGAGTCAGAAGTATCCCAGGACGGGAAGACGTTGACGATCACCATCAGGGGTCGTTTCGATTTCGGCAGCCACCAGACCTTTCGCGATACCTACGAGCATTTCTACAAGAAGCCCGAGGTGTATGTGGTCGATCTGAAAGACACCACGTACATGGACAGTTCGGCCCTGGGCATGCTCTTGCTGCTGAGGGATTATGCCGGCGGCGAACGGGCGCAAGTCCAGGTGATCAACAGCAACAATGACGTGCGCAAGATCCTCGCCATTTCCAACTTCGACAAACTGTTCGACATCAGTTGA
- a CDS encoding ATP-binding SpoIIE family protein phosphatase, whose amino-acid sequence MSALAPVLEPLTILIAEDSAADLLLLSTIVRRQGHHVLTARHGEEAVQVFARERPQLVLMDALMPVMDGFEAARRIKHLAGEALVPIIFLTSLRESEALAQCLDAGGDDFLPKPYNQVILAAKINAMDRLRRLHATVLQQRDLIARHHDYLLHEQRVAKAVFDKVAHSGCINAAPNIRYLQSPYALFNGDLLLAAYTPSGDMHVLLGDFTGHGLPAAVGAMPLAEVFYGMTAKGYGLAQILREMNAKLKRILPVDMFCCATLLCLSAQRRMVEVWNGGMPDGYVHEVASGKRMPLQSRHLPLGVLSADAFDDRTDVWPMALGDRVFLLSDGVLDTSDANDQLFGAERLRQVFAANREPDRLFEEIEQALAAFRGMARDDVSMVEITLQPGQSLRATGLLHADSGQSSPPDWSVSFEFRAETLKRYNPLPYLLQLLLEVQGLREHSGALYSVMAELYSNALEHGVLGLDSQLKRDAQGFAEYYRQRSDRLAQLSSGCVRVHVQVVPTEAGGKMTLCLEDSGAGFDVEQVLARPLDIDRLSGRGLSLVRQLSSAVRWSDGGRSVCVEFSWGALA is encoded by the coding sequence TTGAGCGCCTTGGCCCCGGTCCTCGAGCCCCTGACGATCCTGATCGCCGAAGACAGCGCCGCGGACCTGCTGTTGCTGTCGACCATCGTGCGACGCCAGGGGCATCACGTGCTCACCGCCCGACACGGCGAGGAAGCGGTGCAAGTGTTCGCGCGCGAGCGTCCGCAACTGGTGTTGATGGACGCGCTGATGCCGGTGATGGACGGCTTTGAAGCGGCGCGCCGGATCAAGCATCTGGCCGGAGAGGCGCTGGTCCCCATTATCTTTCTCACTTCCCTGCGCGAGAGCGAAGCCCTGGCCCAGTGCCTGGATGCCGGCGGTGACGACTTTTTGCCCAAGCCCTACAACCAGGTGATCCTCGCCGCGAAGATCAACGCCATGGACCGCCTGCGCCGCTTGCACGCCACGGTGTTGCAGCAGCGCGACCTGATCGCCAGGCACCATGACTACCTGTTGCATGAGCAGCGGGTGGCCAAGGCGGTGTTCGACAAGGTGGCCCATTCCGGCTGTATCAATGCGGCGCCGAATATCCGCTACTTGCAGTCGCCCTATGCGCTGTTCAATGGCGATTTGCTGCTGGCGGCCTACACACCGTCCGGTGATATGCATGTGCTGCTCGGCGACTTCACCGGCCATGGGTTGCCGGCGGCGGTGGGCGCCATGCCGTTGGCGGAGGTGTTTTACGGCATGACCGCCAAGGGTTACGGCCTGGCGCAGATCCTTCGCGAGATGAATGCCAAGCTCAAGCGCATCCTGCCGGTGGACATGTTTTGCTGCGCGACCTTGTTGTGCCTGAGTGCGCAGCGGCGAATGGTGGAGGTGTGGAACGGCGGCATGCCCGACGGTTATGTGCATGAGGTCGCCAGCGGCAAGCGTATGCCCCTGCAGTCGCGGCATTTGCCGTTGGGTGTGCTGTCGGCGGACGCTTTTGATGATCGCACCGACGTCTGGCCCATGGCGTTGGGCGACCGCGTGTTCCTGCTGTCCGATGGCGTGCTGGATACCTCCGACGCCAATGACCAGCTGTTCGGTGCCGAGCGTTTGCGGCAGGTCTTTGCCGCCAACCGTGAGCCCGATCGGTTGTTCGAAGAGATCGAGCAGGCTTTGGCGGCGTTTCGGGGCATGGCGCGCGATGACGTGAGCATGGTGGAAATCACCCTGCAACCCGGCCAGTCACTGCGCGCGACCGGGCTGTTGCATGCCGACAGCGGCCAGTCGAGCCCGCCGGATTGGTCGGTGAGTTTCGAGTTCCGCGCCGAGACCCTCAAACGCTACAACCCCTTGCCGTACTTGCTGCAACTGCTGCTGGAGGTCCAGGGCCTGCGTGAGCATAGCGGGGCGCTCTACAGCGTCATGGCCGAGTTGTACTCCAACGCCCTGGAGCACGGCGTGCTGGGTCTGGATTCGCAGCTCAAGCGCGATGCCCAGGGTTTTGCCGAATACTATCGCCAGCGCAGCGACCGGCTGGCGCAGTTGAGCAGCGGTTGCGTGCGGGTGCATGTGCAGGTGGTGCCCACCGAGGCGGGCGGCAAAATGACCCTGTGCCTGGAAGACAGTGGGGCCGGGTTCGACGTGGAACAGGTGCTGGCCCGGCCACTGGATATCGACCGTCTGTCTGGTCGGGGCCTGAGCCTGGTGCGCCAGTTGAGCAGTGCTGTGCGCTGGTCCGACGGCGGGCGCAGTGTCTGCGTAGAGTTTTCCTGGGGGGCTCTGGCATAA
- the fliI gene encoding flagellar protein export ATPase FliI, translating into MRLDRTSFAKRLGGYVEATELPAQPILEGRLLRMVGLTLEAEGLRAAMGSRCLVINDDSYHPVQVEAEVMGFSGSKIFLMPVGSLAGIAPGARVVPLADTGRLPMGMSMLGRVLDGAGRALDGKGGMKAEDWVPMDGPTINPLKRNPISQPLDVGIRCINGLLTVGRGQRLGLFAGTGVGKSVLLGMMTRFTEADIIVVGLIGERGREVKEFIEHSLGEEGLKRSVVVASPADDAPLMRLRAAMYCTRIAEYFRDKGKNVLLLMDSLTRFAQAQREIALAIGEPPATKGYPPSVFAKLPKLVERAGNAEAGGGSITAFYTVLSEGDDQQDPIADSARGVLDGHIVLSRRLAEEGHYPAIDIEASISRVMPSVVTPEHLARAQQFKQLWSRYQQSRDLISVGAYVAGGDRETDLAIALQPQLVTYLRQGLNDKISMGESEAHLGSIFAPAPGG; encoded by the coding sequence ATGCGCCTTGATCGCACCAGCTTCGCCAAACGCCTGGGCGGGTATGTCGAAGCCACCGAGTTGCCCGCCCAGCCGATCCTTGAAGGGCGCCTGCTGCGCATGGTCGGCCTGACCCTCGAAGCCGAAGGCCTGCGCGCCGCCATGGGCAGTCGCTGCCTGGTGATCAACGACGACAGCTACCACCCGGTGCAGGTCGAAGCCGAAGTGATGGGCTTTTCCGGCAGCAAGATTTTCCTCATGCCCGTCGGCAGCCTGGCCGGCATCGCTCCCGGCGCCCGCGTGGTGCCGCTGGCCGACACCGGTCGCTTGCCCATGGGCATGAGCATGCTCGGCCGTGTGCTCGACGGCGCCGGTCGCGCGCTGGATGGAAAGGGCGGCATGAAGGCCGAAGATTGGGTGCCGATGGACGGCCCCACGATCAATCCGCTCAAGCGCAACCCCATCAGCCAGCCGCTGGATGTGGGCATTCGCTGCATCAACGGATTATTGACGGTCGGTCGCGGCCAGCGTCTGGGCCTGTTCGCCGGTACCGGTGTGGGTAAATCGGTGTTGCTGGGCATGATGACCCGCTTTACCGAGGCCGACATCATCGTGGTGGGGTTGATCGGTGAGCGGGGCCGCGAGGTCAAGGAGTTCATCGAGCACAGCCTGGGCGAAGAAGGCCTCAAGCGCTCGGTGGTGGTCGCGTCGCCCGCCGACGATGCGCCGCTCATGCGTTTGCGCGCGGCCATGTACTGCACGCGCATCGCCGAATATTTTCGCGACAAGGGCAAGAACGTCCTGTTGCTGATGGATTCGCTCACGCGTTTCGCCCAGGCCCAGCGGGAAATCGCCCTGGCCATCGGCGAGCCGCCGGCCACCAAGGGCTATCCGCCGTCGGTGTTCGCCAAGTTGCCCAAGCTGGTGGAACGCGCCGGTAACGCCGAGGCCGGCGGTGGCTCGATCACCGCGTTCTACACCGTGTTGTCCGAAGGCGATGACCAGCAAGACCCGATTGCCGACTCGGCGCGGGGCGTGCTCGATGGCCATATCGTGCTGTCGCGGCGTTTGGCGGAGGAGGGGCACTACCCGGCCATCGACATCGAAGCCTCCATCAGCCGGGTAATGCCGTCGGTGGTCACGCCCGAGCATTTGGCCCGTGCGCAACAGTTCAAGCAGCTGTGGTCGCGCTATCAACAGAGCCGCGACCTGATCAGCGTCGGCGCCTATGTCGCCGGTGGCGACCGTGAGACTGACCTGGCGATTGCCCTGCAACCGCAACTGGTGACTTACCTGCGCCAAGGCCTCAACGACAAGATCAGCATGGGTGAAAGCGAAGCGCACCTGGGCTCGATCTTCGCCCCCGCGCCGGGCGGCTAA
- a CDS encoding Hpt domain-containing protein, translating into MVDIHLDSEVLSGLQEVMEGDYPKLLDTFLDDSQKRVEALRKARDDAKALGRIAHSFKGSSGNLGAVRLAQLCQRLESESAEAAADLGALVDQIDHEFALVKPMYESERQRFSL; encoded by the coding sequence GTGGTTGATATTCATCTGGACTCGGAAGTGTTGTCCGGTTTGCAGGAAGTCATGGAGGGCGATTATCCCAAGTTGCTCGATACCTTCCTCGACGATTCGCAAAAACGTGTCGAAGCGCTGCGCAAGGCGCGGGACGACGCCAAGGCGCTGGGCCGGATTGCCCACAGCTTCAAGGGCAGCAGCGGCAACCTCGGCGCGGTGCGGTTGGCGCAGTTGTGCCAGCGGCTGGAATCCGAGTCGGCCGAGGCAGCGGCGGACCTTGGGGCGCTGGTCGACCAGATCGATCATGAGTTTGCACTGGTCAAGCCGATGTATGAGTCCGAGCGCCAGCGCTTCAGTCTTTGA
- the fliF gene encoding flagellar basal-body MS-ring/collar protein FliF: MAEAVSDNLPAKADGKPPLFGLSFLENLSEMTMLRQVGLMVGLAASVAIGFAVVLWSQQPDYRPLYGSLAGMDSKQIMETLAAADIAYTVEPNSGALLVKSDDVARARMKLAAAGVTPSDSNIGFEILDKDQGLGTSQFMEATRYRRGLEGELARTISSLNNVKGARVHLAIPKSSVFVRDERKPSASVLVELFSGRSLEPGQVLAIINLVATSVPELSKSQITVVDQKGNLLSDQAENSSLTQAGKQFDYSRRMESMLTQRVHNILQPVLGNDRYKAEVSADVDFSAVESTSEQFNPDQPALRSEQSTSEQRTASNGPQGVPGALSNQPPAPASAPQTTGGSAATAGAIQPGQPLLDANGQQIMDPATGQPMLAPYPADKRNQSTKNFELDRSISHTKQQQGRINRLSVSVVVDDQVKVNAADGAVTRAPWSADELARFTRLVQDAVGFDASRGDSVSVINMPFSAERGEVIAEPSFYSQPWFWDIVKQVLGVLFILVLVFGVLRPVLNNITGNGKKQLALAGGDVELGGMGGLDGELANDRVSLGGPQSILLPSPSEGYDAQLNAIKSLVAEDPGRVAQVVKEWINADE; encoded by the coding sequence ATGGCAGAAGCAGTCTCCGACAACCTACCCGCCAAGGCAGACGGCAAGCCGCCACTGTTTGGCCTGTCGTTCCTGGAAAACCTCTCGGAAATGACCATGTTGCGTCAGGTGGGCCTGATGGTCGGCCTGGCTGCCAGCGTGGCGATTGGATTTGCCGTGGTGTTGTGGTCGCAGCAACCCGACTATCGGCCGCTGTATGGCAGCCTGGCGGGCATGGATTCCAAGCAGATCATGGAAACCCTCGCCGCCGCCGACATCGCCTACACCGTGGAGCCCAACTCCGGCGCGCTGCTGGTCAAGTCCGACGATGTCGCCCGTGCGCGCATGAAACTCGCGGCGGCCGGCGTGACCCCGTCCGACAGCAACATCGGTTTTGAAATCCTCGACAAGGACCAGGGCCTGGGGACCAGCCAGTTCATGGAGGCTACCCGCTACCGTCGTGGCCTGGAAGGCGAACTGGCGCGCACCATCTCTAGCTTGAACAACGTCAAGGGTGCCCGCGTGCACCTGGCCATTCCGAAAAGCTCGGTGTTCGTGCGTGACGAACGCAAGCCCAGCGCCTCGGTATTGGTGGAACTGTTTTCCGGCCGCTCCCTGGAGCCTGGCCAAGTGCTGGCGATCATCAACCTGGTGGCCACCAGCGTTCCCGAATTGAGCAAGTCGCAAATCACCGTGGTGGACCAGAAGGGCAACCTGCTGTCCGACCAGGCCGAGAACTCCTCGCTGACCCAGGCCGGCAAGCAGTTCGACTACAGCCGCCGCATGGAAAGCATGTTGACCCAGCGGGTGCATAACATCCTGCAACCGGTACTGGGTAACGACCGCTACAAGGCTGAAGTGTCCGCCGATGTGGACTTCAGCGCCGTCGAGTCGACCTCCGAGCAGTTCAACCCCGACCAGCCGGCCTTGCGCAGCGAGCAGTCGACCAGCGAACAACGCACCGCCAGCAACGGCCCGCAAGGCGTGCCCGGCGCCCTGAGCAATCAGCCGCCGGCCCCGGCCTCGGCGCCGCAAACCACTGGTGGCTCTGCCGCGACCGCTGGCGCGATCCAGCCAGGGCAGCCACTGCTGGACGCCAACGGCCAGCAGATCATGGACCCGGCCACCGGCCAGCCGATGCTCGCCCCGTACCCGGCGGACAAGCGTAACCAGTCCACCAAGAACTTCGAACTCGACCGTTCCATCAGCCACACCAAGCAGCAGCAAGGCCGTATCAATCGCCTGTCGGTGTCGGTGGTGGTCGATGACCAGGTCAAGGTCAATGCGGCTGACGGTGCGGTGACCCGTGCCCCATGGAGCGCCGACGAATTGGCGCGCTTCACTCGCCTGGTACAGGACGCGGTCGGTTTCGACGCCAGCCGTGGCGACAGCGTCAGCGTGATCAACATGCCGTTCTCCGCCGAACGTGGCGAAGTGATTGCCGAACCGTCGTTCTACTCGCAGCCGTGGTTCTGGGACATCGTCAAGCAAGTGCTGGGGGTCTTGTTCATCCTGGTGCTGGTGTTCGGCGTGCTGCGTCCGGTGCTCAACAACATCACCGGCAACGGCAAGAAACAACTGGCCCTGGCCGGTGGCGACGTAGAGTTGGGTGGCATGGGCGGCCTGGACGGCGAACTGGCCAACGACCGCGTCAGTCTCGGCGGTCCGCAAAGCATCCTGTTGCCAAGCCCGAGCGAAGGCTATGACGCTCAGCTGAATGCAATCAAGAGTCTGGTGGCAGAAGACCCGGGCCGTGTGGCTCAGGTCGTGAAAGAGTGGATTAACGCAGATGAGTGA
- the fliE gene encoding flagellar hook-basal body complex protein FliE, protein MSQGIEFNRLMLDMRSMQMDAMAQPKSVAPAPELGQSNFADMLGQAINKVSDTQQASNQLATAFEIGKSGVDLTDVMVASQKASVSFQALTQVRNKLVQAYQDIMQMPV, encoded by the coding sequence ATGAGCCAGGGTATCGAGTTCAATCGGTTGATGTTGGATATGCGCTCCATGCAAATGGATGCCATGGCTCAACCGAAATCCGTCGCGCCAGCACCGGAATTGGGCCAAAGCAATTTTGCCGACATGCTCGGCCAAGCCATCAACAAGGTCAGTGACACCCAGCAAGCCTCCAATCAGTTGGCCACCGCGTTCGAGATCGGCAAAAGCGGCGTGGACCTCACCGATGTGATGGTCGCCTCGCAAAAGGCCAGCGTCTCGTTCCAGGCCCTGACCCAAGTGCGTAACAAGCTGGTTCAGGCCTATCAAGACATCATGCAGATGCCGGTTTAA
- the fliJ gene encoding flagellar export protein FliJ — protein MANSRAARLAPVVDMAEKAEKTAVQRLGYFQGQVRLAESKLGDLERFRGEYQQQWIERGAKGVSGQWLMGYQGFLNQLETAVGQQRQSLAWHQNNLDKAREAWQQAFARVEGLRKLVQRYIDEARAIEDKREQKLLDELSQRLPRQGQF, from the coding sequence ATGGCCAACAGCCGCGCCGCGCGCCTGGCCCCGGTGGTGGACATGGCCGAGAAAGCCGAGAAAACCGCGGTCCAGCGCCTGGGGTATTTCCAGGGCCAGGTGCGCCTGGCGGAAAGCAAGCTGGGCGACCTGGAGCGCTTTCGCGGCGAATACCAGCAGCAGTGGATCGAGCGGGGCGCCAAGGGCGTGTCGGGCCAATGGTTGATGGGCTACCAGGGTTTTCTCAATCAGCTCGAAACCGCCGTCGGCCAGCAGCGCCAAAGCCTGGCCTGGCACCAGAACAACCTCGACAAGGCCCGCGAGGCGTGGCAGCAAGCGTTCGCCCGTGTCGAAGGTCTGCGCAAGCTGGTGCAGCGCTACATCGATGAGGCGCGGGCGATTGAAGACAAGCGCGAGCAGAAGTTGCTCGATGAGTTGTCACAGCGGCTGCCGCGTCAAGGACAATTCTAA
- the fliH gene encoding flagellar assembly protein FliH: protein MSNKDEAPSDLIRARDVGGFDIWSLPSFDPHVPEPEPEPVEEPPVEMEEVPLEEVQPLTLEELESIRQEAYNEGLVAGEKDGFRSATLKVRQEAEVALGVKLASLERLMGSLFDPIAEQDAQLEKTMVGLVEHIARQVIQRELVLDSSQIESVMREALKLLPLGVGNVRLYINPQDFEQVKALRERHEETWRIVEDAALQPGGCRVETEYSRIDATVETRISQIMAKLLDQLHEQVLNPAEPDLSVDLDTPDAP, encoded by the coding sequence ATGTCGAACAAAGATGAGGCTCCCAGCGATCTGATTCGCGCACGGGATGTCGGCGGGTTCGACATCTGGTCGTTGCCCAGCTTCGATCCCCATGTGCCGGAGCCCGAACCGGAGCCTGTGGAAGAACCACCGGTGGAGATGGAAGAAGTGCCGCTGGAGGAAGTCCAGCCACTGACCCTGGAAGAGTTGGAAAGCATTCGTCAGGAGGCTTACAACGAAGGCTTGGTCGCCGGTGAAAAAGACGGTTTTCGCAGTGCCACCCTCAAGGTGCGCCAGGAAGCCGAGGTGGCCTTGGGCGTCAAGCTGGCCAGTCTCGAACGCTTGATGGGCAGCCTGTTCGATCCCATCGCCGAGCAGGATGCGCAGCTGGAAAAAACCATGGTCGGCCTGGTGGAGCACATCGCCCGCCAAGTGATCCAGCGCGAGCTGGTGCTGGACTCCAGTCAGATCGAAAGCGTCATGCGCGAAGCGCTCAAGCTGCTACCCCTGGGCGTCGGTAATGTGCGCTTGTATATCAACCCGCAGGATTTCGAGCAGGTCAAAGCCCTGCGCGAGCGCCATGAAGAAACCTGGCGCATCGTCGAAGACGCCGCGCTGCAGCCTGGCGGTTGCCGCGTCGAGACCGAATACAGTCGCATCGATGCCACGGTGGAAACCCGTATCAGCCAGATCATGGCCAAGCTGCTGGATCAGCTCCATGAGCAGGTCCTGAACCCGGCCGAACCTGACTTGAGTGTGGACCTGGACACTCCCGATGCGCCTTGA
- a CDS encoding flagellar hook-length control protein FliK, with product MPVAPNSLLQAAPAAKPQAPAANQPAVAADPRDKGPGFAQVFASQGAKPSAKPSAKADDNTAKPTRDKPVDTSAKPAAGSDKPSAGSSKPSSSAPAVADSGNTLPADPPAKADSSASQNDPAPVDPTLTQQPAVDPVVDPALMATVTPVVVPVPVPAPAPVETPAPAVTTQDVKAQPVAAAPIAATDPAKPAFDPQADPLDAMPAVRLAMEQGGHVSASSQEPAKTTAAPTQDQPTAAQSFAAGMAVMVDQQASKDSTDTGGDKAFGGLIEGGLKDLKDANSDTRVDDFANRLAALTQAATPKTANALPPVANAPLAMHQSGWTDEIVNRVMYLSSGNLKSAEIQLQPAELGRLDIKVNMTADQQAQVNFMSAHPVVREALESQSGRLREMFAQQGMGQVDVNVSDQSRGQEQQQQQAQTRGVSGGGGRSDNGDSGSHVDVADAVAPVTATVIGSSAVDYYA from the coding sequence ATGCCCGTCGCCCCGAATTCGCTTCTTCAGGCTGCCCCCGCGGCCAAGCCTCAAGCGCCCGCCGCCAATCAACCGGCAGTGGCTGCGGACCCGCGGGACAAAGGCCCTGGCTTCGCGCAGGTGTTCGCCAGCCAGGGCGCCAAGCCCTCCGCCAAGCCCTCCGCCAAGGCCGACGACAACACGGCCAAGCCCACGCGGGATAAGCCGGTCGATACCAGTGCCAAGCCCGCCGCCGGTAGCGACAAGCCCTCTGCCGGCAGTAGCAAGCCTTCCTCCAGCGCGCCAGCGGTTGCCGATAGCGGCAATACCTTGCCAGCCGATCCGCCGGCGAAAGCCGACAGCAGCGCCAGCCAGAATGACCCAGCGCCGGTCGATCCGACGCTGACGCAGCAGCCGGCGGTGGACCCGGTCGTTGATCCGGCGTTGATGGCCACGGTCACGCCGGTGGTCGTGCCGGTTCCGGTTCCAGCACCTGCACCGGTGGAAACCCCTGCGCCCGCTGTCACCACCCAGGATGTCAAAGCCCAGCCGGTGGCAGCGGCGCCGATTGCCGCGACCGATCCGGCCAAGCCAGCCTTCGACCCTCAAGCCGACCCGCTGGATGCCATGCCAGCCGTGCGCTTGGCGATGGAGCAGGGCGGGCATGTGTCGGCCAGCAGCCAGGAACCGGCAAAAACCACCGCCGCGCCGACCCAGGACCAACCGACCGCTGCCCAGAGCTTTGCTGCCGGGATGGCCGTTATGGTTGACCAGCAGGCTTCCAAGGACAGCACCGATACAGGTGGCGACAAGGCCTTCGGCGGCTTGATCGAAGGCGGGCTCAAGGATCTGAAAGACGCCAACAGCGACACCCGCGTCGATGACTTCGCCAACCGCCTGGCGGCACTGACCCAGGCCGCTACCCCGAAAACCGCGAACGCCCTGCCGCCGGTCGCGAATGCGCCGCTGGCCATGCATCAGAGTGGCTGGACGGACGAGATCGTCAATCGGGTCATGTACCTGTCCAGCGGCAACCTCAAGTCGGCGGAGATCCAGCTGCAACCGGCCGAGCTCGGTCGCCTGGATATCAAGGTCAACATGACGGCTGACCAGCAGGCCCAGGTCAACTTCATGAGCGCCCACCCGGTAGTGCGTGAAGCCCTGGAAAGCCAGTCCGGCCGGCTGCGGGAAATGTTCGCCCAGCAGGGCATGGGGCAGGTGGACGTCAACGTCTCCGACCAGTCCCGTGGCCAGGAGCAGCAACAACAGCAGGCCCAGACCCGTGGCGTCAGTGGCGGCGGCGGGCGCAGTGACAACGGCGACAGTGGTAGTCATGTCGACGTGGCTGACGCCGTGGCACCGGTGACTGCCACCGTGATCGGCTCCAGCGCCGTCGACTACTACGCCTGA
- the fliL gene encoding flagellar basal body-associated protein FliL: MAKSDDAAANTGKGKGKLKLILMIVVGLLLAIGASVGGTWYIMHSGASKPAPVAETTSNVKQPAIFEPMLPAFVANFNQNGRQRYLQVSITLLARNQSDLDALKEHMPVIRNNLVMLFSGQSFDSLATPVGQEMLRQKVTASVQEVAQKELGKVVVEQALFTNFVLQ; the protein is encoded by the coding sequence ATGGCGAAGAGCGACGACGCAGCAGCAAACACAGGCAAGGGCAAAGGCAAGCTCAAGCTTATCCTGATGATAGTCGTGGGCCTGCTCCTGGCCATCGGCGCGTCGGTGGGCGGCACCTGGTACATCATGCACAGCGGTGCCAGCAAACCGGCCCCCGTGGCCGAAACCACCAGCAACGTCAAGCAACCGGCAATCTTCGAGCCGATGCTTCCGGCCTTTGTCGCCAACTTCAATCAGAACGGTCGTCAACGCTACCTGCAGGTGAGCATCACCTTGCTGGCGCGTAACCAGTCGGACCTGGATGCCCTCAAGGAGCATATGCCGGTGATCCGCAACAACCTGGTGATGCTGTTCTCCGGCCAGAGCTTCGACTCCCTGGCCACGCCGGTGGGCCAGGAAATGCTGCGCCAGAAGGTCACTGCCAGCGTGCAGGAAGTGGCCCAGAAAGAGCTCGGCAAAGTCGTGGTCGAGCAGGCGCTCTTCACTAACTTCGTATTGCAGTAG